A window from Candidatus Binatia bacterium encodes these proteins:
- a CDS encoding phosphotransferase family protein: MSETVAPNPKRSSRDPEELRARMERWLAGQLPDGAAPRVPGVTSPSSNGMSSETLLFDANWTEGGAERSGKFVARVEPDPSDVPVFRKYDLDLQFRLMQLVGQNTKVPVPNARWIERGSEALGARFFVMDRVSGRVPPDVMPYNMDSWLLAATPVEQKQLEDHSVGILAELHSLDVSSLDVSFLELDVPGDTPLRRHVEDWRQYYDWARGDRRHPILDRGFAWLEEHWPADEGETVVNWGDSRIGNIMYDGFEPSAVLDWEMGGVAPRELDVSWMIFLHAFFEDIAKGAGLAGMPDFLRRENVAAAYEAKTGHEVRNLEFFEMYAAIRHGIIMARIFARQVHFGEAVWGEDIDAPIMHRGLIEKMLDGSYWE, translated from the coding sequence ATGAGCGAGACCGTAGCCCCCAACCCGAAGCGATCGAGTCGAGACCCTGAAGAGCTGCGTGCACGGATGGAGCGATGGCTTGCGGGACAGCTGCCGGATGGGGCGGCCCCGCGTGTTCCGGGAGTGACGAGCCCGTCGTCCAACGGCATGTCGAGTGAGACTCTTCTGTTCGACGCGAATTGGACCGAAGGGGGTGCCGAGCGCAGTGGCAAGTTCGTGGCGCGGGTCGAGCCGGATCCGAGCGACGTTCCAGTCTTCCGGAAGTATGATCTCGACCTGCAGTTTCGCCTGATGCAGCTCGTGGGCCAGAATACCAAGGTCCCGGTCCCGAATGCGCGTTGGATCGAGCGCGGGTCGGAAGCGCTGGGTGCGCGGTTCTTCGTCATGGATCGGGTTTCGGGGCGCGTTCCACCGGACGTAATGCCCTACAACATGGACAGCTGGTTGCTCGCCGCGACGCCGGTAGAGCAGAAGCAGCTCGAAGATCACTCGGTGGGCATTCTCGCCGAGCTCCACTCGCTGGACGTCTCGTCGCTGGACGTTTCGTTCCTCGAACTCGACGTTCCCGGTGACACGCCTCTGCGGCGCCATGTCGAGGATTGGCGACAGTACTACGACTGGGCCCGCGGGGATCGTCGACACCCGATCCTCGATCGCGGCTTTGCTTGGTTGGAAGAGCACTGGCCCGCCGACGAGGGGGAGACGGTAGTGAACTGGGGTGACTCCCGAATCGGCAACATCATGTACGATGGCTTCGAGCCGAGTGCCGTTCTCGATTGGGAGATGGGCGGTGTCGCACCGCGCGAGCTCGACGTTTCCTGGATGATCTTTCTGCACGCGTTCTTCGAGGACATCGCGAAGGGTGCAGGACTAGCCGGTATGCCGGACTTTCTGCGTCGCGAGAACGTTGCCGCAGCGTACGAGGCGAAGACCGGCCACGAAGTGAGGAACCTCGAATTCTTCGAGATGTACGCGGCGATCCGGCACGGCATCATCATGGCCCGCATTTTCGCGCGCCAGGTGCATTTCGGTGAAGCGGTGTGGGGGGAGGATATCGACGCCCCGATCATGCACCGCGGTCTGATCGAGAAGATGCTCGACGGGAGTTACTGGGAATGA
- a CDS encoding MFS transporter, whose translation MKPVQESLYPASEVPPEGWRGRLVARLDSRGTYPSWVLFAALGGTFAATFPVTILTISLGSIAEEFGAKETTVAWVISAPLLMSAVALPLLGKLGDLHGHRRVFLTGFGIATVAAVTTAFAWDLLSLIGLRTVAAVVGGATQPTAMALILSVHRPEERVRAMGWWSMTSAAAPAFGLIAGGPLVELLGWRTVFVVQAGLSALALALAYVVLRETPRRNARFDVVGTAVLGLGVCCLMFALGRVRDVSASDPVLWSAVGLGIAALMAFVWVERRAVAPLLPLEFFANANFSASIASNAFNAAAYMGAFAVAPLLFLSVFEYSITATAGIMLLRTFSLTVGSPIGGRLGTNLGERRAALIGCAVMVAGLLLISFGAAQVWLPVMAVGLVLQGLGHGFAQPPLTAAAVGAVPDQDLGIAAATNRLTSQVGVAFGITALTMVYGGINEPQSFANAFLLGAGLAVVSFILALWMREPAVSAT comes from the coding sequence GTGAAACCCGTCCAAGAATCTCTTTACCCGGCCTCCGAGGTTCCCCCCGAGGGCTGGCGGGGACGGCTCGTCGCGCGGCTCGACTCGCGTGGAACCTATCCCTCGTGGGTCTTGTTCGCGGCGCTCGGTGGCACGTTCGCTGCGACGTTCCCGGTGACGATCCTCACGATCTCGCTGGGCTCGATCGCGGAGGAGTTCGGCGCGAAGGAGACGACGGTTGCGTGGGTGATTTCCGCGCCGCTTCTGATGTCGGCCGTCGCCTTGCCACTGCTCGGGAAGCTCGGAGATCTACACGGCCATCGCCGCGTCTTCCTGACCGGATTCGGGATCGCCACCGTGGCCGCAGTGACTACGGCGTTCGCCTGGGACTTGCTGTCTTTGATCGGGCTACGGACCGTGGCCGCGGTGGTGGGCGGTGCGACGCAGCCTACGGCCATGGCCCTCATCCTGAGCGTACATCGCCCCGAGGAGCGGGTTCGCGCGATGGGCTGGTGGTCGATGACGTCGGCCGCAGCGCCGGCCTTCGGGCTCATCGCGGGCGGGCCCCTCGTCGAACTGCTGGGCTGGCGGACGGTGTTCGTCGTTCAGGCGGGTCTGTCGGCCCTTGCTCTGGCCTTGGCGTACGTCGTGCTTCGGGAGACGCCTCGTCGCAACGCGCGGTTCGACGTCGTGGGGACCGCAGTGCTCGGGCTGGGCGTCTGCTGTCTCATGTTCGCGCTTGGGCGCGTTCGAGATGTCTCCGCTTCGGATCCGGTCCTGTGGAGTGCCGTCGGTCTCGGGATCGCGGCCTTGATGGCCTTCGTCTGGGTGGAGCGCCGCGCGGTGGCTCCGCTTCTCCCGCTCGAGTTCTTCGCGAATGCGAACTTCAGCGCCTCCATCGCGTCGAACGCGTTCAACGCTGCGGCGTACATGGGTGCGTTTGCGGTGGCGCCTCTGCTGTTCCTCTCGGTCTTCGAGTACTCCATTACGGCGACCGCCGGGATTATGCTCCTGCGGACCTTCAGTCTGACCGTGGGTTCGCCCATCGGAGGGCGCCTCGGTACGAACCTGGGAGAACGTCGAGCCGCGCTCATCGGTTGTGCGGTGATGGTGGCGGGGCTCCTGCTGATCTCGTTCGGTGCCGCGCAGGTTTGGCTGCCCGTGATGGCGGTGGGGCTCGTGCTTCAGGGGCTCGGGCATGGCTTCGCGCAGCCGCCGCTGACAGCCGCGGCGGTGGGCGCGGTTCCCGATCAGGATCTCGGCATCGCCGCCGCGACCAACCGTCTCACGTCACAAGTCGGTGTCGCGTTCGGCATCACGGCGCTCACGATGGTGTACGGCGGTATCAATGAACCCCAGTCGTTCGCGAATGCCTTTCTGCTTGGTGCGGGCCTAGCGGTCGTTTCGTTCATCCTCGCGCTCTGGATGCGCGAGCCCGCGGTCTCCGCGACGTAG
- a CDS encoding DUF3300 domain-containing protein: MQTLHLSRSAGVHGLALFLAFLVALPPAWAQSSGSSDSAPLSTEQLEQLVAPIALYPDSLVAQVLMASTYPLEVVEAARWVKSNPDLKEKALEDALEKQSWDASVKSLTAFPQALDMMNDKLDWTTQLGDAFLAQQKDVMNSVQVLRGKAKKEGNLESNQQQTVKVENAPTGTQTQTIIIEPADPQIVYVPTYNPTVVYGAWPYPAYPPFYYYPPGYAFIGSTLSFGVGLAVGGALWGGCNWGRSNVNVNVNKYNNFNKTNINNSNWNHNSDHRKGVSYRDQSSRDKYGGDRSAKDRKSRDSFRGRADQGRKDIASGGADKFKGKNGRSGAFGGAGQHSSRGSSLGGSNRSSRGGAFQGGGNGNSARRNSDRGRSSRGSSFNRGGGGGGHSFGGGGGRGGGGRGGGGRGGGGRGGGGRRGR; the protein is encoded by the coding sequence ATGCAGACACTCCACCTTTCCCGCTCTGCCGGGGTCCATGGGCTCGCCCTGTTCCTGGCGTTCCTGGTGGCCCTACCACCGGCGTGGGCACAGAGTAGCGGCTCGTCCGACTCCGCTCCGCTCAGCACCGAGCAACTCGAACAGCTCGTGGCGCCGATCGCACTCTACCCGGACTCACTGGTCGCACAGGTCTTGATGGCCTCGACGTACCCGCTCGAGGTGGTCGAGGCAGCACGTTGGGTAAAGAGCAACCCCGACCTCAAGGAGAAGGCTCTCGAGGATGCACTCGAGAAGCAGTCCTGGGATGCGAGCGTCAAGTCGCTTACCGCGTTCCCGCAGGCGCTCGACATGATGAACGACAAGCTCGACTGGACTACCCAGCTCGGCGACGCGTTCCTCGCTCAGCAGAAGGACGTGATGAACTCGGTCCAGGTGCTGCGCGGGAAGGCCAAGAAAGAGGGCAACCTCGAGAGCAACCAACAGCAAACCGTGAAGGTCGAGAACGCGCCCACCGGAACACAGACCCAGACAATCATCATTGAACCGGCCGACCCGCAGATTGTCTACGTCCCAACCTACAACCCGACTGTCGTCTACGGTGCCTGGCCCTATCCCGCCTATCCGCCCTTCTACTACTACCCGCCGGGGTATGCGTTCATCGGTTCCACACTCTCCTTCGGAGTCGGCTTGGCCGTCGGTGGCGCACTCTGGGGCGGCTGCAACTGGGGCCGCTCGAACGTCAATGTCAACGTCAACAAATACAACAACTTCAACAAGACCAACATCAACAACTCGAACTGGAACCACAACAGTGACCACCGAAAGGGCGTCTCGTACCGAGACCAGAGTTCGCGCGACAAGTATGGCGGCGACCGCAGTGCGAAGGACCGGAAGTCGCGTGACTCCTTCCGCGGCCGAGCAGACCAGGGCCGCAAGGACATCGCGAGCGGCGGCGCAGACAAGTTCAAAGGCAAGAACGGAAGGAGCGGTGCCTTCGGCGGCGCGGGTCAGCACTCGTCGCGCGGGAGCTCCCTCGGCGGCTCCAACCGGTCTTCGCGAGGCGGTGCCTTCCAGGGAGGCGGCAACGGCAACAGCGCACGGCGCAACTCCGATCGCGGGCGCTCCAGTCGTGGGAGCTCCTTCAACCGCGGCGGCGGTGGTGGCGGGCACAGCTTCGGCGGCGGGGGCGGTCGTGGCGGCGGTGGGCGTGGCGGCGGTGGGCGCGGCGGCGGTGGGCGCGGCGGCGGCGGGCGGCGCGGACGATAG
- the purU gene encoding formyltetrahydrofolate deformylase — translation MADATGADRADTAILLVCCPDQRGIVAALSQGLYGLGANILDADQHTDPKAGQFFQRIRFDVSEVGCDRNALEAAVSEVGSKYEMQWSLRYGDDRKRIAVFVSKYDHCLYDLLLRERSGELEGDIVLVVSNHPDLEPVAKQFEIPFHVFPITKETKAEQEAKEIALLGESQIDLIVLARYMQVLTGEFIETFPSRIINIHHSFLPAFLGGRPYQQAHERGVKLIGATAHYATMDLDEGPIIEQDVSRASHRDGVADLVRRGRDLERVVLARAVRRHLEDRVLAYGHKTVVFE, via the coding sequence ATGGCGGATGCGACGGGAGCGGACCGAGCCGACACGGCGATTCTTCTGGTGTGCTGCCCGGACCAGCGGGGAATCGTGGCGGCGCTGTCGCAGGGGCTCTACGGCCTGGGTGCGAACATCCTCGATGCCGATCAACATACCGACCCGAAGGCCGGCCAGTTCTTCCAGCGGATCCGCTTCGACGTGTCCGAGGTCGGCTGCGACCGCAACGCACTCGAAGCAGCGGTCTCCGAGGTGGGCTCGAAGTACGAGATGCAATGGTCTTTGCGCTACGGCGACGACCGCAAGAGGATCGCTGTATTCGTCTCGAAGTACGACCATTGCCTGTACGATCTCCTGCTGCGTGAGCGGTCGGGGGAGCTCGAGGGCGACATTGTGCTGGTGGTCTCGAACCACCCCGATCTGGAGCCCGTCGCGAAGCAGTTCGAGATTCCGTTCCACGTCTTCCCGATCACCAAGGAGACCAAGGCGGAGCAGGAGGCGAAGGAGATCGCGCTCCTTGGCGAGAGTCAGATCGATCTCATCGTGCTCGCGCGATACATGCAGGTTTTGACGGGGGAGTTCATCGAGACTTTCCCGTCGCGGATCATCAACATCCACCACTCGTTTCTTCCCGCGTTTCTCGGCGGGCGGCCGTATCAGCAGGCGCATGAACGGGGCGTGAAGCTGATCGGGGCGACGGCGCACTACGCCACGATGGATCTGGATGAGGGACCGATCATCGAGCAGGATGTCAGCCGCGCTTCGCACCGGGACGGAGTCGCCGACCTGGTCCGACGGGGTCGCGATCTCGAGCGGGTGGTTTTGGCTCGTGCCGTTCGGCGCCATCTGGAGGACCGGGTCCTGGCCTACGGGCACAAGACGGTCGTCTTCGAGTAG
- a CDS encoding triacylglycerol lipase, with product MRQLRGFVLTFFISFLFVLGPGLREASAWCWWNCNYAKTKYPIVLAHGAAGFDELFGVYEYFYAIPSYLEAKGATVFTTEVSQLNSTEVRGEQLIDQIEVITAITGKSKVNLIGHSHGGLDVRYVAAVRPDLVASVTSVGTPHKGADLADYLAENVEGGSFTEGVLAFFANSLATVIGIVSGTTNPQDGLAALDSLTSAGAATFNASYPQGIPGSSCGEGAKVVSGVRYYSWSGTGVLTNVLDISDPAMGLTSLFYGEANDGLVGRCSSHLGDVIRDNYFHNHLDEVNQAFGLVSIFDSNPKSVFRTHANRLKKKGL from the coding sequence ATGCGACAGCTCCGCGGCTTCGTTCTCACGTTTTTCATCTCTTTCCTGTTCGTGCTCGGCCCTGGACTCCGTGAAGCCAGCGCGTGGTGTTGGTGGAACTGCAATTACGCGAAGACGAAGTACCCTATCGTCCTTGCGCACGGGGCGGCGGGCTTCGATGAGCTGTTCGGTGTCTACGAATACTTCTACGCCATCCCGAGCTACCTGGAGGCCAAGGGTGCGACGGTCTTCACGACGGAGGTGAGCCAGCTGAACTCGACCGAAGTTCGCGGCGAGCAGCTCATCGATCAGATCGAGGTCATCACCGCGATCACCGGGAAGTCGAAGGTGAACCTGATCGGCCACAGTCACGGCGGTCTCGACGTACGGTACGTCGCCGCCGTTCGCCCTGATCTGGTCGCGTCAGTGACTTCGGTCGGGACACCGCACAAGGGCGCAGATCTGGCCGACTACCTCGCCGAAAACGTCGAGGGCGGGAGTTTTACGGAGGGCGTTCTGGCGTTCTTCGCCAATAGTCTGGCAACGGTCATCGGGATCGTTTCTGGGACGACGAATCCTCAGGATGGTCTCGCGGCGCTCGATTCGCTCACCTCCGCGGGGGCGGCCACTTTCAACGCCAGCTATCCGCAAGGGATTCCCGGGAGTTCGTGCGGGGAGGGCGCGAAGGTCGTGTCGGGGGTTCGCTACTACTCGTGGTCGGGCACCGGCGTCTTGACCAACGTGCTCGACATCTCGGATCCCGCGATGGGCCTCACCTCTCTCTTCTACGGCGAAGCCAACGACGGTCTCGTGGGCCGCTGTAGTTCGCACCTGGGGGACGTGATCCGGGACAACTACTTCCACAACCATCTCGACGAGGTGAATCAGGCGTTCGGCTTGGTCTCGATCTTCGATTCGAACCCCAAGTCAGTCTTCCGAACGCACGCCAACCGGCTGAAGAAGAAAGGCCTCTGA
- a CDS encoding lipase secretion chaperone, which produces MGKIGWGALLLVVGVIAVTIGDRALRPEVGTAASQRIAGTGRSEPVARGEVEGRFVSEGRPSVSRGPRQPGSLRGTDVDGGFVVDASGRFVVTPDALDLFEYFFVARGEESDQEIVERVASEIDRRLDPPASDAALALLDRYLDYRHQAEALAAGTDPGRSPAETFEAVVELRRSVFGADADLLFGRDEARTRMALAQREIAADPALETGERAALIEALYAELPERERAARERATAPARLLRKEANLHSLGAEPADLDEHRREAFGDAAAARLAELDRTRAAWNERVSVYQDERDALLAAPRLSERERSDALQALLEENFEGPERLRMEALERISEQASTS; this is translated from the coding sequence ATGGGCAAGATCGGCTGGGGCGCGTTGCTGCTCGTGGTCGGCGTGATCGCCGTGACGATCGGCGACCGAGCCCTTCGGCCGGAGGTCGGGACTGCAGCCTCGCAGCGCATCGCCGGCACGGGTCGCTCCGAGCCGGTTGCGCGCGGCGAAGTAGAAGGTCGATTCGTCTCTGAGGGGCGTCCGTCGGTCTCCCGCGGGCCCCGACAGCCGGGCTCGCTACGCGGGACCGATGTCGACGGAGGCTTCGTCGTCGACGCGTCCGGGCGATTCGTCGTCACCCCGGATGCCCTCGATCTCTTCGAGTACTTCTTCGTCGCCCGCGGCGAGGAGTCGGACCAGGAGATCGTTGAGCGGGTCGCGTCCGAGATCGATCGCCGCCTTGATCCCCCCGCCTCGGACGCGGCACTCGCTCTTCTCGATCGATACCTCGACTACCGACATCAGGCGGAGGCCCTGGCGGCAGGCACCGATCCGGGGCGTTCCCCGGCCGAGACGTTCGAAGCGGTCGTCGAGCTTCGACGGAGTGTCTTTGGCGCGGATGCCGACCTCCTCTTCGGGCGCGATGAGGCGCGCACTCGGATGGCGCTAGCGCAGCGCGAGATTGCGGCCGATCCGGCGTTGGAAACGGGGGAACGTGCCGCCCTCATCGAGGCGTTGTACGCCGAGTTGCCCGAGCGAGAGCGCGCGGCCCGGGAGCGGGCGACCGCGCCCGCTCGGCTCCTGCGGAAGGAGGCGAACTTACATTCGTTGGGGGCGGAGCCGGCGGATCTCGACGAGCACCGCCGGGAGGCGTTCGGTGATGCCGCAGCCGCGCGACTCGCCGAACTGGACCGCACGCGCGCTGCATGGAACGAACGGGTCTCTGTTTACCAGGACGAGCGCGATGCACTCCTCGCGGCGCCAAGGCTGTCGGAGCGTGAACGAAGCGATGCTCTGCAGGCGCTGCTCGAGGAGAACTTCGAAGGACCCGAGCGCCTCCGGATGGAGGCGTTGGAGCGCATCTCGGAGCAGGCGTCGACCTCCTAG
- a CDS encoding DUF2950 family protein: protein MISMKNHVTTAGLLAATALFLTPSFASADDGQKTFQTPEAAGAALLAAAKADDTAALVAIFGPESESLISSGDPVADKSRRDEFVADYGAKHHWSAGLDDSQVLDAGKTDWPFPIPLVDTSKGWRFDTARGQDEILNRRIGRNELGAIQACLAFVDAEQEYHDRNPLDGKPQYAQFIASSDDQKNGLYWPNAEGSEPSPLGAAFAAARAAGYAPKQGFGDPLYGYVYRVLRAQGAAAHGGAADYVVDGAMTKGFALLASPAKYEASGVMTFLVNQTGVIYEKDLGPDTTEIVSKIETFDPDESWDVVSAQARTPPR from the coding sequence ATGATCTCTATGAAGAACCACGTGACGACCGCAGGCCTCCTTGCTGCGACTGCCCTTTTCCTCACCCCCTCGTTCGCATCGGCGGACGACGGGCAGAAGACCTTCCAAACACCCGAAGCTGCGGGCGCGGCGTTGCTCGCGGCCGCCAAGGCCGACGACACAGCCGCACTCGTCGCTATCTTCGGGCCGGAGTCCGAGAGCCTGATCTCTTCGGGCGACCCGGTCGCGGACAAATCGCGGCGCGACGAGTTCGTCGCCGACTACGGGGCAAAGCATCACTGGTCGGCCGGACTCGATGACTCCCAGGTGCTCGATGCCGGCAAGACCGATTGGCCGTTCCCGATCCCACTCGTCGATACGAGCAAGGGTTGGAGATTCGACACCGCGCGCGGACAGGACGAGATCCTGAACCGACGGATCGGGCGGAACGAGCTCGGTGCGATCCAGGCCTGCCTGGCCTTCGTCGACGCTGAGCAGGAGTACCACGATCGCAATCCGCTCGACGGCAAACCGCAATACGCTCAGTTCATCGCGAGCAGCGACGACCAGAAGAACGGCCTGTACTGGCCGAACGCGGAGGGCAGCGAGCCCAGCCCGCTCGGTGCGGCCTTCGCCGCAGCGCGGGCGGCCGGCTACGCGCCCAAACAGGGCTTCGGCGACCCGCTCTACGGCTACGTCTACCGAGTCCTGCGGGCCCAGGGGGCGGCGGCTCACGGTGGGGCGGCGGACTACGTCGTGGACGGAGCGATGACGAAGGGCTTCGCCCTCCTCGCCTCACCGGCGAAGTACGAGGCGTCCGGCGTGATGACGTTCCTCGTGAATCAGACCGGCGTCATCTACGAGAAAGACCTCGGCCCGGATACGACAGAGATCGTGTCCAAGATCGAGACCTTCGATCCCGACGAATCCTGGGATGTGGTCTCGGCGCAAGCACGGACGCCGCCGAGATAG
- a CDS encoding AMP-binding protein, whose translation MSDNLFETLYAGFEPRLDEPFLRPQSGPAWSYRDVVARSGRLAGALRRAGATVGDRVVIQVDKSPDAIATYLACLRIGAVYMPLNVAYTADEIGYYLGDAAPTTFVCRPANEARLASVATAHDVRTVLTLDSDGGGTLLREAEHGSPFDDVVPRTTSDLAAMLYTSGTTGKPKGAMITHENLATNARALYETWGWQPEDVLLHALPVFHVHGLFVALHCAMLGGSAVEFLPRFEPTAVRAALARSSVMMGVPTFYSRLLAEPAFDREECTGIRLFISGSAPLPETVFRAFVERTGHTVLERYGMTETGILTSNPLDGARIGGTVGFPLPGVETRVVRDDGRPSAPGETGSVEVRGPGVFAGYWNNPEKTKAEMRDDGFFRTGDLGTQAADGRIALVGRSSDMIISCGYNVYPKEIELCLDELPGVVESAVVGLPHPDFGEAVSAFVVCGATKPGAAQLLAGMEGRLARFKHPKRIFFVDSLPRNAMGKVQKAVLRTENAAAFASEEG comes from the coding sequence ATGAGCGACAACCTCTTCGAGACGCTGTACGCAGGCTTCGAGCCACGGCTCGACGAGCCATTCCTGCGACCGCAATCGGGCCCCGCCTGGTCGTACCGCGACGTCGTGGCACGGAGCGGCCGGTTGGCCGGCGCTCTCCGGCGGGCCGGGGCCACCGTCGGCGATCGGGTCGTCATCCAGGTCGACAAGTCCCCCGATGCGATCGCCACCTATCTGGCCTGCCTGCGAATCGGCGCCGTCTACATGCCCCTGAACGTCGCGTATACTGCGGACGAGATCGGGTACTATCTGGGAGACGCTGCACCGACCACCTTCGTCTGTCGGCCCGCGAATGAGGCACGGCTCGCCTCCGTTGCGACGGCACACGATGTGCGCACCGTCCTCACGCTGGACTCCGATGGAGGCGGCACTCTCCTCCGAGAGGCCGAACACGGCAGCCCCTTCGACGACGTCGTGCCACGCACGACATCCGACCTCGCGGCGATGCTCTACACGTCGGGAACGACCGGCAAGCCGAAAGGCGCGATGATCACCCACGAGAATCTCGCCACGAACGCGCGCGCACTCTACGAGACGTGGGGCTGGCAACCCGAGGACGTGTTGCTTCACGCGTTGCCGGTCTTCCATGTTCACGGCCTGTTCGTGGCTCTGCATTGCGCGATGCTCGGCGGCTCCGCGGTCGAATTTCTTCCTCGATTCGAACCAACGGCCGTGCGCGCGGCCCTCGCTCGATCGTCCGTCATGATGGGCGTCCCGACGTTCTACAGCCGACTCCTGGCAGAGCCCGCCTTCGATCGCGAGGAATGCACCGGCATCCGACTCTTCATCTCCGGCTCGGCCCCCCTGCCCGAAACCGTCTTCCGAGCGTTCGTCGAGCGCACCGGTCACACCGTCCTGGAACGGTACGGAATGACCGAAACCGGGATCCTCACATCGAACCCGCTCGACGGAGCGCGAATCGGGGGGACCGTGGGCTTCCCGCTCCCCGGCGTGGAAACGCGCGTCGTCCGCGATGATGGGCGCCCCAGCGCACCGGGAGAGACGGGGAGCGTGGAGGTCCGAGGTCCCGGAGTATTCGCCGGTTACTGGAACAACCCGGAAAAGACCAAGGCCGAGATGCGCGACGACGGCTTCTTCCGCACGGGCGACCTCGGAACACAGGCCGCAGACGGACGCATCGCGCTCGTCGGGCGCTCGAGCGACATGATCATCAGCTGCGGGTACAACGTGTATCCGAAAGAGATCGAGCTCTGCCTGGACGAGCTTCCGGGCGTCGTCGAATCGGCCGTCGTCGGGCTTCCCCATCCCGACTTCGGCGAAGCCGTGAGTGCCTTTGTCGTCTGCGGCGCGACGAAACCCGGTGCGGCGCAGCTCCTGGCCGGAATGGAAGGCCGCCTCGCCCGATTCAAACACCCTAAGCGGATCTTCTTCGTGGATTCCCTTCCCCGAAACGCAATGGGGAAGGTCCAGAAGGCGGTGCTCCGAACAGAGAACGCCGCAGCCTTCGCGTCAGAGGAAGGCTGA
- a CDS encoding enoyl-CoA hydratase-related protein: protein MEFESVLYEVRDGVAHVTLNRPKAANAIDLAVAQQLAYAAMECDEDPSVRAVLIKAAPESKMFCAGGDLRSFGAAGDRTPILLKELTMYLHAAISRFARLRAPVIAAVNGAAAGAGFSLAVSTDLAICGESANFTMAYTAAGLTPDGSSTFFLPRVLGRRRTLELMISNRQLSAAEALDWGLVNRVVPDADLAVEAEKLATTLAAGPTEAYGLLKKLVLSDESLEGQMELEARAIADAARTSDGRAAIQAFLEKKRPTFEGR, encoded by the coding sequence ATGGAATTCGAGAGCGTCTTGTACGAGGTGCGCGACGGTGTCGCCCATGTGACTCTGAACCGGCCCAAGGCCGCGAACGCGATCGACCTGGCCGTCGCGCAGCAGCTCGCGTACGCCGCGATGGAGTGCGACGAAGACCCCTCGGTGCGCGCCGTCCTCATCAAAGCCGCACCCGAGAGCAAGATGTTCTGCGCCGGAGGCGACCTGCGCTCCTTCGGTGCGGCGGGCGATCGAACGCCGATCCTCTTGAAGGAACTCACGATGTACCTTCACGCGGCGATCTCCCGCTTCGCCCGCCTGCGCGCACCGGTCATCGCCGCCGTGAACGGGGCCGCTGCCGGCGCCGGCTTCAGCCTCGCCGTATCGACCGACCTCGCGATCTGCGGAGAGTCGGCCAACTTCACGATGGCCTACACCGCCGCCGGACTCACGCCCGACGGCAGCTCCACGTTCTTCCTCCCCCGTGTTCTCGGACGTCGCCGTACTCTCGAGCTGATGATCTCGAACCGCCAGCTGAGTGCCGCCGAAGCCCTCGACTGGGGACTCGTCAATCGCGTCGTGCCGGATGCCGACCTCGCGGTCGAGGCCGAGAAGCTCGCCACTACGCTCGCCGCGGGGCCGACCGAGGCCTACGGGCTCCTGAAGAAACTCGTCCTCTCTGACGAGAGCCTCGAAGGCCAGATGGAACTCGAAGCACGCGCCATCGCCGACGCCGCCCGGACCTCGGATGGACGAGCAGCGATTCAAGCATTCCTCGAAAAGAAGCGCCCCACTTTCGAAGGCCGCTAG